The Chloroflexota bacterium genome includes a window with the following:
- a CDS encoding SDR family NAD(P)-dependent oxidoreductase — protein MEAKDKVAVITGASSGIGRQSALVLLEAGYSVVLAGRRAELLDSAIEEAGAPAGKALAVQTDVSNPESIKDLFARTVETFGRLDLLFNNAGQFSPRDPLEDLTIEQWTTVVNVNLNGVFYCTQEAFKIMKSQTPMGGRIINNGSISAHAPRPNSAPYTATKHAVTGLTKASALDGRKYDIAVCQIDIGNAATERTAARGGNEQPNGAFIEEPKMTARQSGEAILYMDSLPLWANVQFMTIMATKMPFIGRG, from the coding sequence ATGGAAGCAAAGGATAAGGTCGCGGTGATCACGGGCGCCAGCAGCGGTATCGGCAGGCAGTCTGCCCTGGTGCTGTTGGAGGCGGGTTACTCCGTCGTGCTGGCGGGCCGTCGCGCCGAGCTGCTCGACTCCGCCATCGAGGAGGCCGGAGCGCCGGCCGGCAAGGCCCTCGCCGTTCAGACGGACGTCAGCAATCCGGAATCAATCAAGGACCTCTTTGCCAGGACCGTTGAGACCTTTGGCCGGCTGGACCTCCTCTTCAACAACGCTGGCCAGTTCTCGCCCCGTGACCCCCTGGAGGACCTGACCATTGAGCAATGGACCACGGTGGTCAACGTCAACCTCAATGGCGTCTTCTACTGCACACAGGAGGCCTTTAAGATCATGAAGAGCCAGACGCCCATGGGCGGGCGCATCATCAACAACGGCTCCATCTCGGCCCACGCGCCGCGCCCCAACTCCGCCCCCTACACCGCCACCAAGCACGCCGTCACCGGCCTCACGAAGGCCTCCGCCCTTGACGGCCGCAAGTACGACATCGCCGTCTGCCAGATCGACATCGGCAACGCCGCGACCGAGCGCACCGCCGCCCGTGGCGGCAACGAGCAGCCCAACGGCGCATTCATCGAGGAACCGAAGATGACCGCGCGGCAGTCGGGCGAGGCCATCCTCTACATGGACAGCCTGCCCCTATGGGCAAACGTCCAGTTCATGACCATCATGGCCACCAAGATGCCCTTCATCGGCCGCGGCTAG
- a CDS encoding hydroxyacid dehydrogenase, whose translation MKKRLVYFGHWTNPTGEQMLAEDENTELVCLDRAAPTEEKLEALKTAHGHLLSMGDIQFNAALVAECPDLLAVGSRVAGFEAVDVEACTEAGVLVVNQGGIGNEPVAEHVIAAMINLSKEIPQADRALRQGIIKRPGQFVGDNVQYRTIGVIGMGNIGARVADICKLAFQMRVLVHDPFLSDEDIAQRGGEPCSLDELMQESDYITLHVPLSEQTRGMIGAREFGLMKPTAYFINTSRGPNIDERALTIALQEGSLAGAALDVWDPEPPLPDNPLLKMDNVLATQHTSGPTKQAHAAMSESAALQWAAIFRGERPPRLINPEAWPAYVERHARIVGKPPQD comes from the coding sequence GTGAAGAAGCGACTGGTGTACTTTGGACATTGGACGAACCCGACAGGCGAGCAGATGCTGGCGGAGGACGAGAATACGGAGCTGGTGTGCCTTGACCGGGCCGCGCCGACTGAGGAGAAGCTGGAGGCACTGAAGACGGCGCACGGGCACCTGCTTTCCATGGGGGACATTCAATTCAACGCGGCGCTGGTGGCGGAGTGCCCGGACCTGCTGGCCGTCGGGTCGCGGGTGGCGGGCTTCGAGGCAGTAGACGTGGAGGCGTGCACTGAGGCGGGCGTGCTCGTCGTCAACCAGGGCGGCATCGGCAACGAGCCGGTGGCGGAGCACGTCATCGCGGCGATGATCAACCTATCGAAAGAGATCCCGCAGGCCGACCGGGCGCTGCGCCAGGGCATCATCAAGCGACCGGGGCAATTTGTCGGCGACAACGTGCAATACCGCACCATCGGCGTCATCGGCATGGGCAACATCGGCGCGCGGGTGGCGGACATTTGCAAGCTCGCGTTCCAGATGCGCGTGCTGGTACATGATCCGTTTCTCAGCGACGAGGATATTGCGCAGCGCGGCGGGGAACCGTGCTCACTGGACGAGCTGATGCAGGAGAGTGACTACATTACGCTGCACGTGCCGCTGAGCGAGCAAACGCGCGGGATGATCGGCGCGCGGGAGTTTGGCCTGATGAAGCCCACCGCGTACTTCATCAACACGTCGCGCGGGCCCAACATCGACGAGCGGGCGCTGACAATCGCGCTGCAAGAGGGCTCACTGGCGGGCGCGGCGCTGGACGTGTGGGACCCGGAGCCGCCGCTGCCGGACAACCCGCTGCTCAAGATGGACAACGTCCTGGCCACGCAACACACGTCGGGCCCGACCAAGCAGGCGCACGCGGCGATGTCGGAGTCCGCGGCGCTGCAGTGGGCGGCGATCTTTCGCGGCGAGCGGCCCCCGCGGCTCATCAACCCGGAGGCGTGGCCGGCGTACGTCGAGCGGCACGCGCGCATCGTGGGGAAACCGCCGCAGGACTAG
- a CDS encoding amidohydrolase family protein produces MDRLLCISADSHIVEPPELFEPLIKKYGERAPHMAVSNPEMGPQMHLGNGKIGLPAAGFLQQNVDFTSPQARADMKRGYDLALPGCYDVAERMKEQEQDGIDAEVLYPSLLFNVYQVEDLNIVKDTFSVFNDWITDYVSPAPDRLFALGAVQLWDLDQAIEEMERCKSMGHVGVCVPITAPPDHLYVDTWYDKFWAAAQDMEMPLNMHLFTGATDNHGLPPRQAPSRANGPMGFAGAAFTIADMIQSGVLERFPNLKVVITEFETGWIGHVLKRLDWAYIRGGGERTSGLPMLPSHYWLRNFYATFEDDPLGIRTRDFIGTKTLMWGNDYPHGDSVFPHSQQVLSEILDECTPEERYEMTVKNVVELYKLPFKLEGAEQAKANYLDFGREKTWRASLPGYATALTS; encoded by the coding sequence ATGGACAGGTTGCTTTGTATCTCCGCAGACTCGCACATCGTCGAGCCGCCGGAGCTGTTTGAACCGCTGATCAAGAAGTACGGCGAGCGTGCTCCGCACATGGCCGTTTCCAATCCGGAGATGGGACCGCAGATGCACCTGGGCAACGGCAAGATTGGGTTGCCGGCTGCCGGGTTCCTCCAGCAGAACGTCGACTTCACGAGCCCGCAGGCACGAGCAGACATGAAGCGCGGCTACGACCTCGCGCTGCCGGGCTGCTACGACGTCGCAGAGCGGATGAAGGAGCAAGAGCAGGACGGCATCGACGCGGAAGTCCTGTACCCGAGCCTATTGTTCAACGTCTACCAAGTTGAGGACTTGAACATCGTCAAGGACACCTTCTCAGTGTTCAACGACTGGATCACGGACTACGTGAGTCCCGCCCCCGACCGCCTGTTTGCGCTCGGCGCGGTGCAGCTCTGGGACCTGGACCAGGCGATAGAGGAGATGGAGCGGTGCAAGTCCATGGGCCACGTGGGCGTGTGCGTGCCGATCACGGCTCCGCCCGACCACCTGTACGTGGACACGTGGTACGACAAGTTCTGGGCCGCGGCGCAGGACATGGAGATGCCGCTGAACATGCACCTGTTTACGGGCGCAACGGACAACCACGGCCTTCCGCCCCGGCAGGCCCCGAGCCGGGCCAACGGCCCAATGGGCTTCGCGGGCGCGGCCTTCACCATCGCGGACATGATCCAGTCGGGCGTGCTCGAGCGGTTCCCGAACCTGAAGGTCGTCATCACCGAGTTTGAGACGGGCTGGATCGGCCACGTGCTGAAGAGGCTGGACTGGGCGTACATCCGCGGCGGCGGGGAGCGGACATCGGGGCTGCCAATGCTTCCGAGCCACTACTGGCTGCGGAACTTCTACGCCACCTTTGAGGACGACCCGCTCGGCATCCGGACCCGCGACTTCATCGGCACCAAGACGCTGATGTGGGGCAACGACTACCCGCACGGCGACTCGGTCTTCCCGCACTCGCAGCAGGTGCTGAGTGAGATCCTCGACGAGTGCACGCCGGAGGAGCGGTACGAGATGACCGTCAAGAACGTGGTCGAACTGTACAAGCTGCCCTTCAAGCTAGAGGGCGCGGAGCAGGCCAAGGCCAACTACCTGGACTTCGGCAGAGAGAAGACCTGGCGAGCGTCGCTGCCCGGCTATGCGACGGCGCTGACCAGCTAG
- a CDS encoding amidohydrolase family protein produces the protein MNDGKLCISADSHVVESVEFFEPLADMFGDKAPRVVIADPAIGPQLNLGDGRLGLRITGFFMQNVDFTKPEAQELLAKGYELARPGCYDVKERLLDQDIDGIDAEVIYPSVIFNVYQVEDRNVLNATFRLYNDWVADYCSKSPDRLFPLASLQLYDLDEAIAEMERSKLMGHVGASIPASAPPDKQYVDPWYDKFWAAAEEMQMPLNMHIFTGATADHGLPRNDPRSRANGPMAFAGVALTVADIIQSGVCERFPNLKFVVTEFETGWIGHVLKRLDWAYVRGGGERRMGLPKLPSEYWRSNFYCTFEDDPLGVRTRDFIDVNTMLWGSDYPHGDSIFPHSQQVLSEILDGCTPEEKWKMTVKNVVELYNLPYELTGPEQARINYVPTPEVKTWRNALPLTEVTQSTPMV, from the coding sequence ATGAACGACGGGAAGCTGTGTATATCGGCGGACTCGCACGTGGTGGAGTCGGTGGAGTTCTTCGAGCCGCTGGCCGACATGTTCGGCGACAAGGCGCCGCGTGTGGTCATCGCGGACCCGGCGATTGGGCCGCAGCTGAATCTCGGCGACGGGCGGCTGGGGCTGAGGATCACCGGATTCTTCATGCAGAACGTTGACTTCACCAAGCCCGAGGCTCAGGAGCTCCTCGCAAAGGGCTACGAGCTCGCACGCCCGGGGTGCTACGACGTGAAGGAGCGACTGCTGGACCAAGACATCGACGGGATCGACGCGGAGGTCATCTACCCGAGCGTTATCTTCAACGTGTACCAGGTAGAGGACCGGAACGTTCTCAATGCCACCTTCCGGCTCTACAACGACTGGGTGGCGGACTACTGCAGCAAGTCGCCCGACCGGCTGTTCCCGCTGGCGAGCCTGCAGCTCTACGACCTGGACGAGGCCATCGCGGAGATGGAGCGGAGCAAGCTAATGGGGCACGTGGGCGCGTCCATCCCGGCGTCGGCGCCGCCGGACAAGCAGTACGTGGACCCGTGGTACGACAAGTTCTGGGCCGCTGCCGAAGAAATGCAGATGCCACTGAACATGCACATCTTCACGGGCGCGACAGCCGACCACGGCCTGCCCAGGAACGACCCTCGCAGCCGTGCGAACGGGCCGATGGCCTTCGCGGGCGTGGCGCTGACGGTGGCCGACATCATCCAGTCAGGCGTGTGCGAGCGGTTCCCAAACCTGAAGTTCGTGGTTACCGAGTTCGAGACGGGCTGGATCGGCCACGTGCTCAAGAGGCTCGACTGGGCATACGTGCGTGGTGGCGGCGAACGGAGGATGGGGCTACCCAAGCTGCCTAGCGAATACTGGCGCAGCAACTTCTACTGCACATTCGAGGACGACCCGCTAGGCGTTCGGACTCGGGACTTCATCGACGTGAACACGATGCTGTGGGGCAGCGACTACCCGCACGGCGACTCGATCTTCCCGCACTCGCAGCAGGTGCTGAGCGAGATCCTGGACGGGTGCACGCCTGAAGAGAAGTGGAAGATGACGGTGAAGAACGTGGTCGAGCTGTACAACCTGCCCTACGAGCTGACGGGACCGGAGCAGGCGCGCATCAACTACGTGCCAACGCCCGAGGTGAAGACGTGGCGGAACGCGCTGCCGCTTACGGAGGTGACGCAGTCCACGCCAATGGTTTAG
- a CDS encoding ABC transporter substrate-binding protein has translation MYSCRRLPGIVAALAMSLALLLVVAACGSDDGDGGTTTATTTTSSSSTSTSAAPAPTAAPAEAPSGGDTMPMPAEDAMMPKATVDRLIFATTAPSTEHSDQRVLCCFNALQLRPMYENLLAVNPAGEFVPGLATSWALEPDGQSMRLELQEGVEFHNGNGQYTADDVINFFNEFVSFEDAHVFSRIFWNAFTESIEKVDDHEIVFRMKSPNSFLLLALSDRWTQLPVVSKADWDANGAPETPESTPLAGTGPYQFADRAQGQFVLFENAPGEHWRAEPDFNELELRWISEISTRLSSLLAGEVHMADIPPDLQGQAIGRDYKVLSNSNFGTRVWMQFYAAFPHPETGVAGWPLYPDAKLLDVRVRKALNKAINREEVLGVFAPHGELMILNHFHPQFTGWNPEWEQRFDAEYGYDPAASRALLREAGYGPNNPLQIKTRIRSCVVMAGCEDVTEAIAGYWQDVDIDVDLVTIDAAARNALSRATRGGTAGVGEGIVDWVDIDNSSTHPVFALANRQTWLATGGVNGFATPEMAEFVGRIQSEMDWNHHEPNIRAVGELSYNLHANVPLWYLPAQVTVDPNVIESYVWNGTEHGTFTHLEEIVAVKK, from the coding sequence ATGTATTCGTGTAGGCGCTTACCTGGAATCGTGGCGGCGCTGGCGATGAGTCTTGCGCTGCTGTTGGTGGTCGCGGCATGCGGCAGCGATGACGGCGACGGCGGCACCACAACGGCCACGACCACAACCTCGAGTTCGTCAACCTCAACTTCGGCGGCTCCGGCGCCAACTGCCGCGCCCGCGGAAGCGCCGAGCGGCGGCGACACGATGCCGATGCCCGCTGAAGACGCGATGATGCCGAAGGCAACGGTCGACCGGTTGATCTTTGCCACGACCGCGCCCAGCACAGAGCACAGCGACCAGCGTGTGCTCTGTTGCTTCAACGCGCTGCAGCTTCGGCCGATGTACGAGAACCTGTTGGCCGTTAACCCGGCGGGCGAATTCGTGCCGGGGCTGGCCACATCCTGGGCCCTGGAGCCTGACGGGCAGTCCATGCGGCTTGAGCTTCAGGAGGGCGTGGAGTTCCACAACGGGAACGGACAATACACCGCTGACGACGTGATCAACTTCTTCAATGAGTTTGTGAGTTTTGAAGACGCGCATGTGTTCTCACGCATCTTCTGGAATGCCTTCACCGAATCTATCGAGAAGGTTGATGACCACGAGATCGTCTTCCGTATGAAGAGCCCCAACAGCTTCCTGTTGCTGGCGCTTTCCGACCGCTGGACGCAGTTGCCGGTAGTGAGCAAGGCGGACTGGGACGCCAACGGCGCACCGGAGACCCCCGAGAGCACGCCGCTGGCGGGCACTGGCCCCTACCAGTTTGCCGATCGGGCACAGGGCCAGTTCGTCCTGTTCGAAAACGCGCCCGGCGAGCACTGGCGCGCAGAGCCGGACTTCAATGAGCTGGAGCTGCGGTGGATCTCCGAGATCTCCACGCGGCTGTCGTCGCTCTTGGCCGGCGAAGTCCACATGGCGGACATCCCGCCGGACCTGCAGGGTCAAGCCATTGGCAGGGACTACAAGGTCCTGAGCAACTCCAACTTCGGCACCCGTGTATGGATGCAGTTCTATGCCGCCTTCCCGCACCCGGAGACCGGCGTAGCGGGATGGCCGCTCTACCCTGACGCCAAGCTCCTGGACGTCCGTGTCCGCAAGGCTTTGAACAAGGCGATCAACAGGGAAGAGGTGCTGGGCGTCTTTGCTCCGCACGGCGAGCTGATGATCCTCAATCACTTCCACCCGCAGTTCACGGGCTGGAATCCGGAGTGGGAGCAGCGGTTTGATGCTGAATACGGCTACGACCCGGCAGCCTCAAGGGCCCTGTTGCGGGAGGCCGGCTATGGCCCCAACAACCCGTTGCAGATCAAGACACGCATCCGGTCATGCGTGGTCATGGCAGGCTGTGAGGACGTAACGGAAGCAATTGCGGGGTACTGGCAGGACGTGGACATCGACGTGGATCTGGTGACCATCGACGCGGCCGCCCGCAACGCCCTGAGCCGCGCGACCCGCGGCGGCACGGCGGGCGTCGGCGAGGGCATTGTGGACTGGGTGGACATCGACAACAGCAGCACGCACCCGGTCTTCGCGCTGGCGAACCGCCAGACGTGGCTGGCGACGGGCGGCGTCAACGGATTCGCGACGCCGGAGATGGCCGAGTTCGTCGGCAGGATTCAGTCCGAGATGGACTGGAACCATCACGAACCCAACATCCGGGCGGTTGGAGAACTGAGCTATAACCTGCACGCCAACGTGCCTCTCTGGTACCTGCCGGCGCAGGTGACGGTGGACCCGAACGTCATCGAGTCCTACGTTTGGAACGGGACGGAGCACGGGACCTTCACGCACCTTGAGGAAATCGTGGCGGTGAAGAAGTAA
- a CDS encoding hydroxyacid dehydrogenase codes for MPSKKLVYVDRFIAPVGERELQGHPDVVELVKVSSQEPDTLWQELANAHGLHVHGRAMPPNTQEVIDRSPNLLAIVSGLAGYDTIDIPACTEAGVLVCNQTGMGNEPVAEQVTGAMLVLSHRALLADRQLHARIERKPGELTGHDMLGKTVGIVGFGAIGSRVGEILKAAFSMRVLVHDPIMGDEEIARRGGESVELDELLKESDYVTLHTPLTDQTRGMIGEREYRLMKPTAYFVNNARGGLYDEDALERVLKEGVIAGAALDVWEIEPPSFDHPLLKLDNVLATPHSSGQSHEAIYKMSENAGKQWLAIFRGQRPSPIVNPEVWPAYVARYTSIVGEAPAG; via the coding sequence ATGCCCTCCAAGAAACTGGTGTACGTTGACCGGTTCATCGCACCCGTCGGCGAGCGGGAGTTGCAGGGCCACCCGGACGTGGTGGAGCTGGTGAAGGTGAGCTCCCAGGAACCGGACACGCTGTGGCAGGAGCTGGCGAATGCACACGGACTCCACGTGCACGGCCGAGCCATGCCACCGAACACCCAAGAGGTCATCGACCGGAGTCCGAACCTGCTGGCAATCGTTTCGGGGCTTGCCGGCTACGACACCATCGACATCCCGGCGTGCACGGAGGCTGGGGTGCTCGTGTGCAACCAGACGGGCATGGGCAACGAGCCCGTCGCGGAGCAGGTTACGGGCGCGATGCTTGTACTGTCGCACCGGGCGCTGCTGGCGGACCGGCAGCTCCACGCGCGGATCGAGCGGAAGCCGGGCGAGCTGACTGGGCACGACATGCTGGGCAAGACGGTGGGCATCGTCGGCTTCGGCGCCATTGGCTCGCGGGTGGGTGAGATCCTGAAGGCGGCGTTCAGCATGCGCGTGCTGGTGCACGACCCGATCATGGGCGACGAGGAGATCGCGCGGCGCGGCGGCGAGAGCGTCGAGCTGGACGAGCTGCTCAAGGAGAGCGACTACGTGACGCTGCACACGCCGCTGACGGACCAGACGCGGGGGATGATAGGCGAGCGGGAGTACCGGCTGATGAAGCCAACAGCGTACTTCGTCAACAACGCCCGCGGCGGGCTGTACGACGAGGACGCGCTGGAGCGCGTGCTCAAGGAGGGCGTCATCGCGGGCGCGGCGCTGGACGTGTGGGAGATTGAGCCGCCGTCTTTCGACCATCCGCTGCTGAAGCTGGACAATGTCCTGGCGACGCCGCACAGCTCCGGGCAGTCGCACGAGGCCATCTACAAGATGAGCGAGAACGCGGGCAAGCAGTGGCTGGCCATCTTCCGGGGGCAGCGGCCGTCGCCCATCGTGAACCCGGAGGTGTGGCCGGCGTACGTGGCGCGATACACGTCCATCGTCGGCGAAGCGCCGGCCGGGTAG
- a CDS encoding Rieske 2Fe-2S domain-containing protein, producing the protein MLTPEENELLCRVGPDTPMGNMMREYWFPGLQSIELPEPDCPPVRIKLLGEELVAFRDSNNNVGLIDNYCPHRRASLFFGRNEEEGLRCVYHGWKFDVNGNCVDMPSEPAESNFKDKVRIKTYRTYERNGIIWVYMGTREIPPALPELEGNMHDNYSITVLHRNCNWMQGLEGEMDTVHVTFLHLGHFTIYNTEPGSMNYHQAKNRYGKFSVKETEHGTSYGMWRPTDDGQEYWRVGHILFPFYAMVPGIDNQLGSNAGFLCYVPMDDHHTLEWGVRALKPSETPRDQSRDYIPNGTGWYDRYNLDQNWSNDFQIDREAQKNNVSFTGIKGIRQQDMAMTESMGSIYDRTKEHLGTTDQMIIRTRRRFMEAARALMEDGTPPPGLETPWAYHQRSGQAVLPAGVDWWEYTREVRERFEPSGMVMEVGG; encoded by the coding sequence GCTGTGTCGAGTAGGCCCTGACACTCCCATGGGCAACATGATGCGGGAGTACTGGTTCCCGGGACTGCAGTCCATTGAGTTGCCGGAGCCGGACTGCCCGCCCGTGCGCATCAAGCTGCTAGGCGAGGAGCTGGTTGCGTTCCGTGACAGCAACAACAACGTGGGCCTGATCGACAACTACTGCCCGCACCGACGAGCGAGCCTGTTCTTCGGCCGGAACGAGGAGGAGGGGCTTCGCTGCGTGTACCACGGGTGGAAGTTCGACGTTAACGGCAACTGCGTCGACATGCCGTCGGAGCCGGCGGAGAGCAACTTCAAGGACAAGGTGAGGATCAAGACGTACCGAACCTACGAGCGGAACGGCATCATCTGGGTGTACATGGGCACGCGCGAGATCCCGCCGGCGCTGCCGGAGCTCGAAGGGAACATGCACGACAACTACTCCATCACGGTCCTCCACAGGAACTGCAACTGGATGCAGGGGCTCGAGGGTGAGATGGACACCGTCCACGTGACGTTCCTGCACCTGGGGCACTTCACCATCTACAACACTGAGCCGGGCTCGATGAACTACCACCAGGCGAAGAACCGCTACGGCAAGTTCAGCGTCAAGGAGACGGAGCACGGCACGTCTTACGGCATGTGGCGGCCGACGGACGACGGGCAGGAGTACTGGCGCGTGGGACACATCCTCTTTCCGTTCTATGCGATGGTGCCGGGCATCGACAACCAGCTCGGCTCGAACGCCGGGTTCCTGTGCTACGTGCCGATGGACGACCACCACACGCTGGAGTGGGGCGTCCGGGCGCTCAAGCCGAGTGAGACGCCTCGGGACCAGTCGCGCGACTACATCCCGAATGGCACGGGGTGGTACGACCGGTACAACCTGGACCAGAACTGGAGCAACGACTTCCAGATCGACCGTGAGGCGCAGAAGAACAACGTGAGCTTCACAGGCATCAAGGGCATTCGCCAGCAGGACATGGCGATGACGGAGAGCATGGGGAGCATCTACGACCGGACCAAGGAGCACCTTGGCACGACGGACCAGATGATCATCCGGACGCGCCGCCGCTTCATGGAGGCCGCGCGGGCGCTCATGGAGGACGGGACGCCGCCGCCGGGGCTGGAGACGCCGTGGGCGTACCACCAGAGGTCGGGGCAGGCGGTCCTTCCGGCGGGCGTCGACTGGTGGGAGTACACCAGGGAAGTCCGGGAGCGGTTTGAGCCGAGCGGCATGGTCATGGAGGTCGGCGGCTAG